A genomic region of Bactrocera dorsalis isolate Fly_Bdor chromosome 3, ASM2337382v1, whole genome shotgun sequence contains the following coding sequences:
- the LOC109579531 gene encoding nitric oxide synthase-interacting protein homolog isoform X2 translates to MDLYCYQPTPPASLMDYPVGPHQLQNGSSGVGGIGGIVNNTNTYFNNIYTNGVANNNNTSNNNNSSNHYNHHSNSDSSSVTTTTTTATNFGDCIGLERGFDFYSDRDLK, encoded by the coding sequence ATGGATTTATATTGTTATCAGCCAACGCCACCTGCCTCACTCATGGATTATCCCGTTGGACCGCATCAACTGCAAAACGGCAGCAGCGGTGTTGGTGGCATCGGCGGCATCGTCAACAACACTAACACGTACTTCAATAACATTTATACGAATGGCgttgccaacaacaataatactagcaacaacaataatagtagTAATCATTATAATCATCATAGTAATAGTGATAGTTCATCGGtgacgacgacaacaacaacagcgacaaatTTTGGTGATTGCATCGGTTTGGAGCGCGGTTTCGATTTCTACAGTGATCGAG
- the LOC109579531 gene encoding nitric oxide synthase-interacting protein homolog isoform X1, producing the protein MDLYCYQPTPPASLMDYPVGPHQLQNGSSGVGGIGGIVNNTNTYFNNIYTNGVANNNNTSNNNNSSNHYNHHSNSDSSSVTTTTTTATNFGDCIGLERGFDFYSDRVTKRAF; encoded by the coding sequence ATGGATTTATATTGTTATCAGCCAACGCCACCTGCCTCACTCATGGATTATCCCGTTGGACCGCATCAACTGCAAAACGGCAGCAGCGGTGTTGGTGGCATCGGCGGCATCGTCAACAACACTAACACGTACTTCAATAACATTTATACGAATGGCgttgccaacaacaataatactagcaacaacaataatagtagTAATCATTATAATCATCATAGTAATAGTGATAGTTCATCGGtgacgacgacaacaacaacagcgacaaatTTTGGTGATTGCATCGGTTTGGAGCGCGGTTTCGATTTCTACAGTGATCGAG